The uncultured Roseibium sp. genome contains a region encoding:
- the nirD gene encoding nitrite reductase small subunit NirD, with amino-acid sequence MNAMTASWVAIGSIGDIPRQGARCVKNGDMTIAIFRTADDRIFALEDKCPHRNGPLSQGIVHDGCVTCPLHNWVISLETGEAQGADEGETRAFPVKLEGETVFLALAA; translated from the coding sequence ATGAACGCAATGACTGCAAGCTGGGTCGCTATCGGCTCGATCGGAGACATTCCGCGCCAAGGCGCCCGGTGCGTGAAGAACGGTGACATGACCATCGCCATTTTCCGCACCGCCGACGATCGGATCTTCGCACTTGAAGACAAATGCCCGCACAGGAACGGGCCGCTGTCCCAGGGCATCGTCCACGACGGATGCGTCACCTGTCCGCTGCACAACTGGGTGATCAGCCTGGAGACGGGCGAGGCGCAGGGAGCGGATGAAGGGGAAACACGGGCATTTCCGGTGAAGCTGGAGGGCGAGACGGTCTTTCTCGCCCTTGCAGCCTGA
- a CDS encoding nitrate ABC transporter ATP-binding protein (This model describes the ATP binding subunits of ATP-binding cassette (ABC) transporters for nitrate transport, or for bicarbonate transport, in bacteria and archaea.), whose protein sequence is MSYLEIYNTSKSYGEGANRTDVLDDINLKVEDGEFIAIVGFSGTGKTTLISLLAGLIEPDTGGIVFKGKEIEGPSPERGVVFQSYSLMPWLTVAGNVSLAVDAVFKKKPAAERRAIADKYIEMVGLAHARDRKPAELSGGMRQRVAVARALAMQPELLLLDEPLSALDALTRAKLQDEFAAICEQEKKTIILITNDVDEAILLADRIIPLKPGAKATLGPEFKVPFARPRDRGELNHDDDFIKLRAEVTEYLMEVGDERGADLERDIVLPNIVPITQKPSRKTEKLPEAYQRAAVSPIEDRYLDFSQLKKVYPTPKGPLTVVDGFDLKMKKGEFVTLIGHSGCGKSTVLSMVAGLNPITEGAIVLDGTHITQAGPDRAVVFQAPSLMPWLTAYENVELGVDKVYPDASKPEKKDVIEYYLSKVGLADAIHKPAADMSNGMKQRVGIARAFALSPKLLLLDEPFGMLDSLTRWELQDVLMDVWTRTQVTAVCVTHDVDEAILLADRVVMMSNGPNAKIGNIMDVDLPRPRSRKTLLAHPDYYAYREELLDFLEAYEGGANPTPEQLQSIQQKRAARQARQKAAVEAAE, encoded by the coding sequence ATGTCGTATCTCGAAATCTACAACACATCAAAATCCTACGGTGAAGGTGCCAACCGCACCGACGTTCTGGACGATATCAACCTCAAAGTGGAAGACGGCGAGTTCATTGCCATCGTCGGCTTCTCCGGCACCGGCAAGACGACACTGATCTCTCTTTTGGCAGGCCTGATCGAGCCGGATACGGGAGGTATCGTTTTCAAGGGCAAGGAAATCGAAGGTCCGAGCCCTGAGCGCGGCGTCGTCTTCCAGTCCTATTCGTTGATGCCGTGGCTGACGGTCGCCGGCAATGTCAGTCTGGCCGTCGATGCGGTGTTCAAGAAGAAGCCGGCAGCCGAGCGTAGGGCCATCGCCGACAAGTATATCGAAATGGTCGGGCTGGCCCATGCACGGGATCGTAAGCCTGCGGAACTCTCCGGCGGCATGCGCCAGCGTGTGGCCGTGGCCCGGGCGCTCGCCATGCAGCCGGAACTTCTGCTGCTCGACGAGCCCCTGTCGGCGCTCGATGCGCTGACCCGGGCCAAGCTGCAGGACGAGTTTGCCGCGATTTGCGAACAGGAAAAGAAAACCATCATCCTGATCACCAATGACGTGGATGAGGCAATTCTGCTCGCAGACCGGATCATTCCGCTGAAGCCGGGTGCCAAGGCGACCCTGGGGCCGGAATTCAAGGTGCCCTTCGCCCGACCGCGCGACCGGGGCGAACTCAATCATGATGACGATTTCATCAAGCTACGGGCCGAAGTCACCGAGTATCTGATGGAAGTCGGTGACGAGCGCGGTGCGGATCTGGAACGCGATATCGTGCTTCCGAACATTGTCCCGATCACGCAGAAGCCATCCAGAAAAACCGAAAAGCTGCCTGAGGCCTATCAGCGGGCTGCTGTGTCACCGATCGAGGACCGATACCTGGATTTCAGCCAGTTGAAAAAGGTCTATCCGACACCGAAAGGCCCGCTCACGGTTGTCGACGGTTTTGACCTCAAAATGAAGAAGGGCGAGTTCGTCACCCTGATCGGCCATTCCGGCTGCGGAAAGTCGACGGTCCTTTCCATGGTGGCCGGGCTCAATCCGATCACGGAAGGCGCGATCGTGCTCGACGGCACGCACATCACCCAGGCCGGCCCGGATCGCGCGGTGGTGTTCCAGGCGCCGTCATTGATGCCGTGGCTCACGGCATACGAGAATGTCGAGCTCGGTGTCGACAAGGTCTACCCCGATGCGTCGAAGCCGGAGAAGAAAGACGTCATCGAATATTACTTGTCGAAGGTCGGACTGGCCGATGCCATCCACAAGCCTGCGGCGGACATGTCAAACGGTATGAAACAGCGGGTCGGTATTGCCCGTGCCTTTGCCTTGTCGCCGAAGCTTCTTCTGCTCGACGAGCCGTTCGGCATGCTCGACAGCCTGACCCGCTGGGAGCTGCAGGATGTCCTGATGGACGTCTGGACCCGCACCCAGGTGACGGCTGTCTGCGTTACTCATGACGTGGACGAGGCGATCCTTCTCGCGGACCGGGTGGTGATGATGTCCAACGGCCCGAACGCGAAGATCGGCAACATCATGGATGTCGATTTGCCACGTCCTCGCTCGCGCAAGACGTTGCTCGCCCACCCGGATTACTACGCCTACCGCGAGGAACTGCTCGACTTTCTCGAAGCCTACGAGGGCGGCGCCAATCCGACACCCGAGCAACTTCAATCCATCCAGCAAAAACGCGCTGCACGGCAGGCCCGGCAAAAGGCCGCGGTCGAAGCGGCCGAATAG
- the nirB gene encoding nitrite reductase large subunit NirB — MTRQKLVIIGNGMAPGRMLEHLLEAAPDAYDITIFNAEPRVNYDRIMLSPVLSGEKSYEEIVIHGDGWYIEHGIMLYKGHKIVEIDREGKTVTSDHGEVASYDKLVIATGSVPFIIPVPGKDLQGVLSYRDLDDVNAMLLAAQSRDKAVVIGGGLLGLEAAAGLQSRGMDVTVLHLMPSLMERQLDPAAGYLLEKALEDRGIKVITKANTKAIRGETRVEGVELEDGTVIPATLVVMAAGIRPNAWLAKEAGLEVNRGIVVGEGMQTSDPDIYALGECAEVGGQVYGLVAPLYEMARVAANHLAGEGTASFVHADTPTKLKVTGIDLFSLGDFAEGEDREEIVLRDAAAGVYKRLVLQDNKIIGTVLYGETADGAWFNDLKKKETDVSDMRDTLIFGQAYQGGAPLDPTAAVAALPDDAEICGCNGVCKSRIVGAIREKGLTTLDDVRAHTKASASCGTCTGLVESLMLATLGDAYNPAAVSPMCGCTPLGHNEVRRLIKARKLKTIPDVMQALEWTSSGGCAKCRPALNYYLVSDWPDEYADDYQSRFINERIHANIQKDGTYSVVPRMWGGMTSSTELRAIADVVDKFNIPAVKCTGGQRIDMLGIKKEDLPAVWADLGKAGFVSGHAYAKGLRTVKTCVGSDWCRFGTQDSTGLGVRLEKFLWGSWTPAKVKLAVSGCPRNCAEATCKDVGVICVDSGFEIHFAGAAGLDIKGTEVLGQVKTEDEAVEYITALIQMYREQGHYLERIYKWAKRIGYDEVRRQIMDDTNKRKAYYDRFVFSQKFAQVDPWSERVSGKDKHEFKPMATLLPEAAE; from the coding sequence ATGACCCGACAGAAACTCGTCATCATCGGCAACGGCATGGCTCCCGGACGGATGCTGGAACATCTGCTTGAAGCTGCGCCCGATGCCTACGACATCACCATTTTCAATGCGGAACCCAGGGTCAATTATGACCGGATCATGCTGTCGCCCGTGCTTTCCGGCGAGAAATCCTACGAGGAAATCGTCATTCACGGCGACGGCTGGTACATCGAGCACGGCATCATGCTCTACAAGGGGCACAAGATCGTCGAGATCGACCGGGAGGGCAAGACCGTCACCTCCGATCACGGCGAAGTCGCTTCCTACGACAAGCTGGTGATTGCCACCGGGTCCGTTCCCTTCATCATTCCGGTCCCGGGCAAGGACCTGCAAGGTGTCCTGAGCTACCGCGACCTGGACGACGTCAACGCCATGCTGCTGGCGGCCCAAAGCCGGGATAAGGCGGTGGTCATCGGCGGCGGATTGCTTGGGCTCGAAGCCGCGGCCGGGCTTCAGTCCCGCGGGATGGACGTTACCGTGCTGCATCTGATGCCGAGCCTGATGGAACGTCAGCTCGACCCGGCTGCCGGATACCTGCTGGAGAAGGCACTCGAGGATCGCGGCATCAAGGTAATCACCAAGGCCAACACCAAGGCAATCCGCGGCGAAACCAGGGTCGAGGGTGTCGAACTCGAGGACGGCACCGTCATTCCCGCCACGCTCGTCGTCATGGCGGCCGGGATCCGCCCGAATGCCTGGCTTGCCAAGGAAGCAGGTCTGGAGGTCAACCGGGGCATTGTCGTCGGGGAGGGCATGCAGACCAGCGACCCCGATATCTATGCGTTGGGCGAATGCGCCGAGGTCGGCGGTCAGGTTTATGGCCTTGTTGCTCCTCTTTATGAGATGGCGCGAGTCGCGGCGAACCATCTGGCGGGCGAGGGGACGGCCTCTTTCGTCCACGCCGACACGCCGACCAAACTCAAGGTCACCGGCATCGACCTGTTCTCGCTCGGAGATTTTGCCGAAGGCGAAGACCGAGAGGAAATCGTGCTCCGCGATGCGGCCGCCGGCGTCTACAAGCGTCTCGTTCTGCAGGACAACAAGATCATCGGCACGGTGCTCTACGGAGAAACCGCAGATGGGGCCTGGTTCAACGATCTGAAGAAGAAGGAGACGGACGTCTCCGACATGCGCGATACCCTCATCTTCGGCCAGGCCTATCAGGGAGGCGCCCCCCTGGACCCTACGGCGGCCGTTGCAGCCTTGCCGGATGATGCGGAAATCTGCGGCTGCAACGGCGTATGCAAGAGCAGGATCGTCGGCGCGATCCGGGAAAAGGGCCTGACAACGCTCGATGACGTCCGGGCTCATACCAAGGCGTCTGCCTCCTGCGGGACATGCACCGGGCTTGTCGAGAGCCTGATGCTGGCAACACTCGGCGATGCCTATAATCCGGCGGCGGTCAGCCCCATGTGCGGCTGTACCCCGCTGGGGCACAATGAGGTCCGGCGCCTGATCAAGGCCAGGAAACTGAAGACCATCCCGGACGTGATGCAGGCGCTGGAATGGACATCCTCCGGCGGCTGCGCCAAGTGCCGGCCGGCGTTGAACTATTATCTCGTCAGCGACTGGCCGGATGAATATGCCGACGACTACCAGTCCCGGTTCATCAACGAACGTATCCACGCGAATATCCAGAAGGATGGCACCTATTCCGTCGTTCCGCGCATGTGGGGCGGCATGACCTCGTCCACGGAGCTGCGCGCCATCGCCGATGTGGTCGACAAATTCAACATCCCCGCCGTGAAATGCACCGGCGGCCAGCGCATCGACATGCTCGGTATCAAAAAGGAAGATCTGCCCGCCGTCTGGGCCGATCTCGGCAAAGCCGGCTTCGTGTCAGGCCATGCCTATGCCAAGGGATTGCGCACGGTGAAAACCTGTGTGGGATCTGACTGGTGCCGGTTCGGAACGCAGGATTCCACCGGTCTTGGCGTCCGGCTGGAGAAGTTCCTGTGGGGATCCTGGACGCCGGCCAAGGTCAAGCTCGCCGTCTCCGGCTGCCCGCGCAATTGTGCCGAGGCCACCTGCAAGGATGTCGGCGTGATCTGTGTCGACAGCGGCTTCGAGATCCATTTCGCGGGTGCGGCGGGTCTCGACATCAAGGGGACAGAGGTTCTCGGCCAGGTGAAGACCGAAGACGAGGCAGTCGAATACATCACCGCCTTGATCCAGATGTACCGCGAGCAGGGCCATTACCTGGAGCGGATCTACAAGTGGGCCAAGCGCATCGGCTACGACGAGGTCCGCCGCCAGATCATGGACGATACGAACAAGCGCAAGGCCTATTACGACCGCTTCGTCTTTTCCCAGAAATTCGCACAGGTCGATCCGTGGTCGGAACGTGTGTCCGGCAAGGACAAGCACGAATTCAAGCCCATGGCGACGCTTCTTCCGGAGGCCGCAGAATGA
- a CDS encoding formate/nitrite transporter family protein, whose amino-acid sequence MSYVTPQEFATKMIDAGESKIFMSTKDTLIRAYMAGAILALAAAFSVTIAVNTGNFLVASVLFPVGFCMLYLLGFDLLTGVFTLAPLAVIAKRPGCTWGGVFRNWGLVFCGNFAGALTTAVFMAIIFTMGFSQEPNAIGQKIGKIGEARTLGYAAAGWAGLLTVFIRAVMCNWMVSTGVVSAMMSNSVSGKIMAMWMPILVFFYLGFEHSIVNMFLFPSGIMLGGNFTWFDYFAYNEIPVVVGNLVGGLTFVGGMIYATHYKTSPKRNAGYEAAKTVAPAE is encoded by the coding sequence ATGTCATATGTAACGCCACAGGAATTCGCCACAAAGATGATCGACGCCGGCGAGTCGAAAATTTTCATGTCCACCAAGGACACGCTTATCCGTGCTTACATGGCGGGCGCTATCCTGGCGCTTGCCGCAGCATTCTCCGTGACCATCGCCGTCAATACCGGGAACTTCCTGGTGGCATCGGTTCTTTTTCCGGTCGGCTTTTGCATGCTTTACCTCCTCGGCTTCGATCTCCTGACCGGGGTCTTCACCCTTGCGCCGCTGGCCGTGATCGCAAAGCGCCCGGGCTGTACCTGGGGCGGTGTGTTCCGCAACTGGGGCCTGGTTTTCTGCGGTAACTTCGCCGGCGCTCTGACCACCGCGGTCTTCATGGCGATCATCTTCACCATGGGCTTCAGTCAGGAACCGAATGCCATCGGCCAGAAGATCGGCAAGATCGGTGAAGCGCGGACCCTCGGTTATGCCGCCGCCGGCTGGGCGGGTCTGCTGACTGTTTTTATCCGCGCTGTGATGTGCAACTGGATGGTGTCCACCGGTGTGGTGTCCGCGATGATGTCCAACTCCGTCTCCGGCAAGATCATGGCCATGTGGATGCCGATCCTGGTCTTCTTCTACCTCGGTTTCGAGCATTCGATCGTGAACATGTTCCTGTTCCCGTCCGGCATCATGCTCGGCGGCAACTTCACCTGGTTCGATTACTTCGCCTACAACGAAATTCCCGTCGTGGTCGGTAACCTGGTTGGCGGTCTGACCTTCGTGGGCGGCATGATCTACGCAACCCACTACAAGACTTCCCCCAAGCGCAACGCGGGCTACGAAGCCGCAAAGACTGTCGCTCCGGCTGAATAA